The nucleotide window GCCTGTGTTAAATCTGCACCAGTTGTGAAACTTCTGATGGAATCAGAGTTTTGCCTGCAGCCACCAGGAGACAGTCCTACACGAAAATCGGTATTTGATTCGCTTATTGCAGGGTGTATTCCTGTAATTTTTGATCCTTTCACAGCATACTATCAATATCCATGGCATTTGCCCGAGGATTACACGAAATATTCGGTGTTTATAGACCAAGAACAGGTAAAGGCGTCCGAAGTGAATGTGATAGAACATCTAGTGAAAATCCCATTAAAAAAAAGGGAAGAAATGAGGAAGTATATAATTGATGATTTGATGCCTAGATTGGTTTATGCACATCCTAATGCTAGATTGGAGAAATTTGATGATGCATTTACTGTATCTGTGAATAATTTGCTTGAAAGGGTTGCTAGAAGATTGCCGTAAGTAGGAAATTTAAGGGTGTTAAATGAGTTAATCTTTCATTATATCTTCATTTTGTGATTCATAATTTTAGAGAATATTAAGATGAGAAAAGAGGTTCATCTTTTGTATTTGTAAAAAGATGGTGCTTTTTTTTGAAATCTCTATAAGAGATGAGTGGTGTCAATGTATAGTGCACTTTTATTAGGGAATGATAATGAAGAGAAACATCACACTTTTGAACCATTGAATTATCTATGTTTGTATTATCTGCTAGTTTCTTGAGGGATCGTGTCTTTGATagacgtatctcaagtccaacctattaaagattaatacctatttaccgtattcttaatgcttacttacattatCGTTAATGTTTACTAATCATATActaaatgcctactttcaatattttaaatgtctacttatattatttttaatgcctacttacaatattttaaaaaataatataatggttcggcccaattagagatgatctcttaaagagaccgtctctcacaagaatttatgttgtattgttattattaggtGCAATTGTATGAATCAAACCATCCTACTCTATTAATAGGCTCCTTAATGGGGGCAATCTATCCTTGGCTAACATATGAATTAACAAGatcattttattcttaagtTATATCACCTTCGTTGTACCCCTCAATTTTACCTTGAGTGGATTAGAAATGTaggtataactttattttatagcaaaaataaaatgagtaaaaaaaacataaaagaaaaaaatgaataaaaagaaaagataagaaaaaaaaggattttACTATTAAAGATGATTTTCGGCTTGGAAAAAAACCATTTGGAGAGTGTAGTTTAGGAAacactaatttaaaattttgaaaataaaggtTATGAAATGAGATTCATTGAAAATTTCCGATTTCCCATGATTATGATACCACTTTCTTGGGCTAGATTTGTTATACTTATTATAAAgttgatttatattcttattaggttcatataattcaaaataacagtataatatttttaaaacatagtgtaaaaacaatatttatatcaatatataatgtatttttattgtaaatatttttGAGTTTATTACTGGACAAAAAAATCATTCATATTAACTACAAAATCTGTTTCGTAACTATTTCCATGACCGTAGTCAAAATCATTTTTTTACACTATAATTAAAGTcgaaacaaaaaattaatagggagttactaaatttcgccacccttttcattttatcgccacccccttcccacgaaattacgtatttgcccctgaagtttaaaaaattacaaaattgccactccttacaaatttcttatttataataataataataataataataataataattaactttttatattcttaaaaaagaatataaataaaattaataataataacagtagtagtaataataataataataataataataataataataacaataataaaattaaaattaataattaaaaaaaaaaaattgagtcgcctagaactgggcgattgaaccatggttcagccgcccagaaccgggcgactggaccccggttcagtcgcccaattttgggcgactcaatttttttttttttttttgctttttggaaaataataataataatactatactaataataataacttatagattaatgtgacctattagctcagttggttagagcgttgtactagTTCGAGACCTGTACaagtcattatttaataattattaattttataaaataatgaattgtacaggtctcgaacctgtgacctttatattattagtacaacgctctaaccaattgagctaataggccacattaatctataagttattattatttgtattagtattattattattattttccaaaaagcaaaaaaaaaaaaaaaaaaaaaattgagtcgcccaaaatcgGTTatgggcggctgaaccatggttcaatcgcccagttctgggcgactggaccccggttcaatcgcccaattttgggcgactcaattttttttttctttttggaaaataataataataatattattattattattaattttatttatattctttttgaagaatataaaaaagttaattattattattattgttattgatataataataataataataataataataataataataataataataattattattattattattattattagggaaatttgcaaaaaaacaccttttaaaaccccttttttgcaaagaaacaccttttataatttttttttgtaaaaaaacaccttttaagagacttttttttaaaaaaaaacaccttaaatcagtttccggtgactttggtcaactttccggcgttgactatgccagtcaacgccggaaagttgaccaaagtcaccggaaactgatttaaggtgttttttttaaaaaaaagtctcttaaaaggtgttttttttacaaaaaaattataaaaggtgtttctttacaaaaaaagggttttaaaaggtgtttctttgcaaatttcccttattattattattattattaattttcttaaaatttttttttatttttttttatataataataaaaataaatttttttaaaaaaaataatattaataataaaaataaaaataaaaataaaaataaaaattttaaaaaaagttaaaaaaaatttaaaaaatttaataataataaaaaaaataaaaagtataaaaaaatataaaataacaataataataattaaaaataataataataataaaaaaattaaaaataaaaattaaattaaaaaaatatttttttttaaaaaaataagaataataatatttattattattattattattattattattattattattaattttttaaaattttttttaactttttttaaaatttttgtttttatttttatttttatttttattattaatattatttttttaaaaaaaaattatttttattattatataaaaaaaattttaaaaaaatttttttttaaaaattaataataataataattagggaaatttgcaaagaaacaccttttaaaactctttttcttaaagaaacaccttttataattttttttttgtaaaaaaacacctttttagagactttttttaaaaaaaaaacaccttaaatcagtttccggtgactttggtcaactttccggcgttgactggcatagtcaacgccggaaagttgaccaaagtcaccggaaactgatttaaggtgttttttttaaaaaaaagtctcttaaaaagtgtttttttacaaaaaaaattataaaaggtgtttctttaaaaaaaagggttttaaaaggtgtttctttacaaattttccttattattattattattataagaaatttgaaatgagtggcaaaattgtaattttttaaaaatcaggggcaaattcgtaattttatttgaaggggtggcgataaaatgaaaagggtggcgaaatttaaggaTCGGGAATTAATATACTTCTTTACTTTATAACTATCCGTGCCTGGTGGCATACCATTCATCAAGGATGGCTACAATTCCCCCACGTACACATCATATCACCTGTACAAAACTCCCACAATTTCTTATTCGTATACAAATTGAGCTCTATACACTAATAGGACTCTTCAACGAAGTATTAGTGTttcattatatttaattttttgtgcaatttaatacgttaatttaattatttatacatTGAAGTATACacgtctaaaaattataaaaaactaatattatgaaagtatgcgattagaagatttaaacaagatctcaattgactatattttttcttacacattaaccgcAATATGAAAATAAGCTTGAGCCATAAATAGTATCATTAATCAAAATGTAACGAATATTTCAGAATCAAGAAAGTAAACCGCTTACACATTTGTCATTATTTCCATTTTCAATACATGTATTGTTATACAAATTTCTTCTACTTTTCCATTCATTGAatttacaattaaaattgacattttttcTTAGATTAtagtatcatttttattattttaatagctaatttaaagagataaaaataatactaattgtTTACAAAGGTGAATTTCAATCTTAAATACTATGATAGTTTCTTTTCATGTATttacatggtacacaacacccaagattttataaatatcaGCCCTCATGCATCGTatctcattttctcttttccgTCTCCTCGAACACAGATCATTAGCTGTTCCTTTATCTTTTGTTGTTTCATATTCTCACTTATCTTCAATTCCTAAAGGAACCCAGTTGCGATCTTTCatcaattttgataatttatcttCTGGGGATTTTCATCAATCCTTTTATTTTCAACGTTTTAGGTTACAACACTCGATGGCAAGTGATTCTTCTTCACAACCCAAATCAATTCATGATTTTGTTGTTAAGGTTCGTCTTAATTCTTCgctaattttgtttgttttggatTATTGATCATCATTGTATTGCTTGTGATTTATTATTTCATGCTCAAATGTTtcaattttatagtttttgatgTTTATTTCCTCAAATTTTGCTGTATATTTCAATTTTGTCATTTGACGGCCTTATTTTTTCCTGAAAAAGGAGTGAGAGATGATTTTAATGAAAACGTTCATCCTCCTTGGAGCGGAATTTGGTTTGATCTTTGCTATatccaattttttttctatatttttgacAGGATAGAGCTGTCGTACATTCAATTTGACCATTTAATTGGGAAATTGAAATGTTATCATTGTTTGTAATGGGAATTTTGGGTGCTTTTTCTGTGGAATCACAGAAAAATAGGACTTTTTAACTTTGTTGATCATTTCCGGTTGAAATCACTCCTTGCACTTGTTGCTGTATCTCTTTGTATGACTCAATTTATTCCATGATAGTTAATTATATGCGGGTGAGACTTGAGACATAATCTTACAAGGTCTAGTTTTATCGGTTTGGTTGTTCATTTGAGAACTCTTTTAAACCAGAAGGTCCATAAGATCATAACTATAGGGTTTTAGATTTGTCAAGGAACAAtccaatcaaaagcttaagctgatgtctgatggttgagaccccgagatatgttatatactcttacACGGAGCTCAttgggttagaagtgtggatgtagAATAAGTTCTCATATCCGGTGCTGAATATTCTACGTTTAATGAGGGGTGGTTAAGATTCGAACTCTAACTTGTTGTCACGAACTCGTAACCTGTTGTCACGAACTCGTAACCTGTTGTCACGAACTCGTAACCTGTTGTCACGCTGGCTCTGATGTCAagttaagaaaccaactcaaccaaaagtttaagctgatggttgaggcccaggATATGCTATATACTCTCAAAAAAATTACTAAAGGAACTAATTTTGTGTCCTCTGTTTAGAGTAGATTATTTGGTTTGTGACGGAGTAACTTATACTAGCTCCATTGCCTAATAAATGCTAAATGGTGTCATTTTACCAATAAAGTTTTCATGTAAAATGTAAAGTATAGCATTGATCAAAACACTGAGAAAGTGTAGATTATAGAAGTGTAGAACATTGGATATTTCTATTCTGATTGTAGGAATTTTGATTGATAGTTTTTAATTTACGTTTTATCATTTGTGTGTATCGTTTCTTTTTGAAACCTCTCACATGACGCACTTTAAAAATGGATGAAACATGTATCTTTGATTGGTGGTGTTGATAGTTGAGTGGCACTTGAGAGGAGGGGTTGATTTTACCATGATGATCATCAAGCGTGGCTTTTCTCAAGGTTTTTCATCTACTTGTGGAGGAATTTGGTGCTACTCATTTCTGATTTTGTGTGTGATTGTGGTTTAGTGAAATGAGTGTTTGCGACGTATAAGGgttatataaattttaactcAAATCCACTGTCCTTAATAATTTTGAGTAGGGTCTTAATCCTGAGCTGATCAGTAGTGTATCCTTTATTCCTTTTAGAGGGCTTGGTTAACTTATATGGCGAATGTAAATCTTTAATTACTAAGCTTGGTTATTTGTTCTGCCGATTTATTAAACACCTTGTTCTATTGCAGGTTCTTGTTtccttaattattttaaatatgttttttatcTTTCACTATGTGTCAATAATTTGCGGAGTATTACCTTTGATTGGGAAGAACAAGGGTAATATACAATAATCCTTATGAATGTCTACGTTACTAATATTATTTGGTGAATTTACCAGGATGCCCGTGGAAATGATGTTGATCTTAGCATTTACAAAGGAAAGGGGCTGTTAATTGTCAATGTTGCGTCTCAATGGTATGATACGGATTGAACCGTCATTTTAGGGCTTTTTGATTACAGCTTTGTTCCATCTTTTGGTCTTCTAGATAAGGCTTCCTATTCAAATTTTTCACTTTCGGATGCAGTGGGCTTACTAATTCAAACTACACAGAAATGGCTCAATTGTATGAGAAATACAAGGACAAAGGTAATTAGTAGAcccttttctttccttttaaTAAACTGATACTATTATATGGAAAATTGAAATAGCCATTGTGCTAAATTACAGGCCTGGAGATCTTGGCATTTCCATGCAACCAATTTGGCAACCAAGAGCCAGGAAGTAACGAAGAGATCATGGAGTTTGCTTGCACTCGCTTCAAGGCTGAATACCCCATTTTTGACAAGGTACTCTttcaatcatattcaaaaactatttttagCTACTTGTTATACTTTATGGTATGCTGCATTGGGAAACTTCATGCACTATATTTCTAGGACTTGAGACTTCTCTATTTTCACAATTGTTCTCAAACTGTAGCCAGAAAAGGGCCCATTTTGCATGTTTTCTGCCTGTGCGTTCATTGATATCTACCTCACATACTCTTATCAATTTAAGTGTGAATTAGGCGTCCTTTCTGTTAGTATCATTGATAAACTGAAAATAACCTGAACCTATAACTACAAGGTTAACATTTTGCCTATATCTAATCCATATTTCACAGGTTGAGGTGAATGGGAGTAACACTGCCCCGATATACAAGTTCTTGAAATCAAGCAAAGGTGGACTTTTAGGAGATGGAATCAAGTGGAATTTCACCAAATTTCTTGTTGACAAAGATGGAAAAGTTGTCGATCGTTATGCACCAACCACTTCCCCATCAAGCATCGAGGTAATCCGAGCTTTACTTTAACCATTACATCGTTTTTTTCCAAAGGCAAAGTTAGAGAAAACCAGTGTCTTGGTGACTAGTGTTAACTGTATAATGTAAATCTGCAGAAGGACATCAAGAAACTGCTGGGCATCTCATGAAGGGCTGGCTTAGAGACTGCTGGCATGTTGTCCAAAATGTGATACATATGACGATATAAATAAATTGCCATGATGAACTTCATATCTCGCTTTTTCATATGTTTTGTCAAATGTAGTTTTTATCGGATTTCTTCCCTGTGAAACGAGGTCGTTATTTTGCTGTGCACTCTGTTTTCAGGTTTGCTTATGTATATCATGCTCAAAAAATGTTTTTACTCTAATGCTTTATAAGGTTTATGACTTTTAACCTCTTGCTGAACAGAAAAAGGGGATTTGCACcgtaaatattagtcataactCGTACTCGACTACTAAACTAAGCTCTTCAAATGTTGAAATGCTCGATAATGTAGCGTAAAAAAGCATATAGAACCTCCATAGCTACCTCTCGGTGTTATGGAATGGGCAGTTTTTATATAAGCAAATGCATGATGGCGAGAATGTGTTGAATCATCTAAttgcaaatttttataatatcaactttttgtattttttagatgtgcattcaatatataaataattcagATGATTTgttagattgcgtaaaaagtcaaatataataagtataataaatgAGGAAATATGACCCTTTCTTATGAACATAGAGGGAGTAAGTTTTGAAGTAAGCATTCGGATAGTGGTATTGATTTGGAATATTCGGTGGTGTATTATTTGTGCATGGTGTAATTATTGTGAGATGATAAAGATGGTGTCATTTTTGTCAAATGATAAGATTGCAATCTATCACATTTCTCTTCCTTTGCTAACGCCGATAAAAATCAAAAGGCCTCGGGCCCCATATAATATTACACATAACACACTTCAAGTTTTTACTTCCacatttctaaaatattttcagtatatatatttttacgcAATTGTTTATATTTAGACTTATACTTTCTCCGCTttataatacttgctacattttctatttttagcaatttcatattacttgctacattttcttttttagtaataaaataatcatttaaagttctacctaccctaTTTTTATTCTACTCTATACTcaatactctataataaaatgctatactatactctataaagtaacataacaacctatttttcctttttctttttcaataacaataataaaatactatactctataaagtaaacaatcagctacagtgtaggtcaatcacttttcttaatacccGTGCCCATGTaaatgtagcgactaaaacgaaacgaaggaagtacataactaaaaattataaaaatttaatattttgaaaatatgtgacgagacgaataaaacaagatttcatatgactatatttttttctcgtataatagcCGAAATATGTAAATTACCATAAAATATTTAATGGGAAAGTAATcactaaaattttaaagtaatcagaCAAATAAATATGCTAATTATTTAGACCTGTCTCATGATGAGATGATCTAAGTATTGTTAATCTTAACAaagattttattaattaacattaatattgAGGGctgaatcaaaaaaaattttacccTTGATTATGTGACTTTGTAAGACATAAAACATGTTACAAACTAGCAagtagatattttttttttggaaataacTTTCAAGTACTATAAATAGCtctaaatcttcaaaataacacttcaaacaataaaaaaaaaaaaagccaagcAATCAAAATGTCTCACAACAAAGCATCCAACCCAAGTCTTCACGTAGCATTCTACCCTTGGTTTGCTATGGGCCACTTAACTTCATTCCTTCGTTTAGCTAACAAACTAGCCGAAAGAGGCCTTACAGTCTCTTATTTTATACCATCCAAAACCCAACCAAAACTATCCCCTCACAACCACCACCCTAACCACCTTACCTTCATACCCATCACCGTCCCACACGTCGACGGCCTCCCACCCGGAGCCGAGACCACCAACGATGTCCCCGGCTCAGCCGTACCCCTCATCATGACCGCAATGGACTTAACCCAAGATACAATTGAGGCCCATCTAGCCCAACTCAAGCCCAACTTTGTTTTCTATGACTTCACTTATTGGATACCTAAACTAGGCCAAAAACTTGGGTTTAAATCTATCCACTATTTTACCGCATTTATATCAAGATATGGTTATCTTGCACCTTACAAAAAGGCAGGATACCTTCCAAACGCGGCCGATCTTCTACGGCCCCCACCAGGCTATCCATCCCCTATAAGGATGAAGCCTTACGAAGCCAAAATTATGGCGGGCGCAGGTAAAACCGCCTTTGGATTAGGCGGGTTTACGCTGGCCGAGAGATTAGCCGTGTCATTTATAGAGTGTGATGCGTTTGGAGTAAAGACTTGTAAGGAGATGGAAGGTGAACATTGTAAGTTTTTTGAGGATGTTTTTGGTAAGCCTGTGCTTTTGGCTGGACCAGTTGTGCCTAAACTTCCATCTTCTAAACTTGATGAACATTTTGATGGGTGGTTAAATGGGTTTGATGAATCTAGTGTGATTTTTTGTGCTCTTGGAAGTGAATGTTCTTTGGAAATTAACCAATTTCATGAGCTTCTTCTTGGATTAGAGCTCACAGGTAATTTATCTTGTAGcttcttttattatatttctaATCTGTTTTTGGGGTTAGAAAGTTATTGaacattcttttaattttagattataatggGCTATATTAAAAcgacttataatattatttacactttttattattgtgaagtagcaaataatgtttttttgttAGGTTAATATATTACAACCTCTTTGTAATTACAATCAAAAAAGTTGCATATATTCGACAAGTCTTCCACCCCCGCATGTGTAGCGAGGTGGGAGCCCAACCGAAAACTTATGTTGATAGTTACCGTGAAAGAACCAACTTAGCTGAAAACTGAAGTTGATGGTTAAGGTTTTAGGATATGTTTTATATTCTAACACGTTTATTCGCATTAGAGCTCTTTGGGTCGGCTAGAAGTTTGGATTCCACTTGAGTTTGAAGGGTAGATGAGATTCAATAACCTTTTTGTTAAGTTGGCTTATGGCATCATGTGAAGGAACCAGATCAATTTAAAGTTTACtattaattgagttggtttcttaagaGTTACAACCTTTATGTTAATTTCCTTGGCTACCATGAAAATTGCtacaatttcatttaaaatccATAGTAGAGAATTGCTATACGTCCACAGATATAACTTATCTTTCATCTTATCATGATTTTTCTCACTCATTAATAATatccaaaatcaaaaaaaattcattcacatgaacaaaattttaaaatacaagTATAAATTTGTTACACCTAACCGGCTACATATATCAAAATTCTTGCAGGTAGACCATTTTTGGCGGTTTTAAAGCCGCCAAAAAATTACGAAACAATAGAATCGGCATTACCGGAAGGTTTTGCAAGCAGAATAAGAGAAAGAGGAATAGTTCATGAAGGTTGGGTGCAACAACAACTAATTTTACAACATCGATCAGTAGGATGTTTTATAACTCATTGTGGAGTTGGTTCTTTATCTGAAGCTATAATAAGCAAATGTCAAGTAGTGATGATACCTCAAGCAATTGATCAATTCATCAATGCAAGGATGATGAGTTTAGAGTGGAAGATTGGGGTCGAAATCGAGACGAGGGAGGATGATGGTTTGTTCACTATGGAGGATGTTCATAAGGCAATTACAATGGTGATGGATGGAGAAAGTGAAGTTGGGAGAGAAGTTAGGGCTAACCATGCTAAATGGAGGGAGTTTATTTTAACACAAGGTGTTGAAGACTCTTATATTAGTAGCTTCATAGAGAGTCTACAACAATTGCTAATTGTATAGTTAAGTGGTACTCACAATTATGGATTCATCTAATCATCTAATCTTAATTGTGATAGAGATTTGATTTTACACGAAAATCAATTCTCTTTCTTTTACTTATGTGTTGAATATTATCTTCAtcacaaaattgaaaaaaaaaaaatagttaaattagaATGTGTAATATTGCCTTTGCATGAGTGAAAAAACATATAAttgattttagaaaaattttcaagTGAATCTGTTTAGAATTTTTATCGTACCCAGTGTATTATACCTATAGAAAACTAtaatcagggtctggggagagaACAGAAGCGAcaattcatacccataaaggaggatgcgCAAAAGAAGTCCTGGACTCGAGAAAGATCCTCGGAAAAAGATGTTCCTGCAACGAAAAAGAATGAGTGAAATTAAATCTGCTAATTTGCATCTTACCATAAAAGCTTGGGtcttaatcataaaattaaacacatataaataaaataaaaataactaggtAAAAAAGAGTAAAAGAAAGGTGTATGTAAAAGACAAAGGCAAAGAACAAGAACCCCAACAGGTAAGCGAGAAAGTATTAATAGTTTAAGACATAAATAAGACGCCTCCAACAATTCATATACTTGGTCGGATCATAAAGGTGGTGTAAgtcaaattaattatatttccaTATGTTTAAAAGCTAATCATATTATGTACAAGTTCTTTAATGCCTTTAGATATTTGTAAAGTTAATTTGTATACATCATTCAAAAAATAGAGAAATCAAATCAGATATTTCGGTAGAATAAAGAATATACCATCTTAAAAATTTGTATAAGTTCACCACATTTTTCTTCTTAAACTGACTCacttattttattacatttatcTTATGAAAATATTCAATcacttatatatttataaaatcataCATGTATAatctatttatttacttttttatctttccaacaaccaattattaatataacatcatacatatataaagtTGCAAACACATCATAAGCTTTATTTCAAGCATCAACTATTATGGCTGTTGGCTATCGGGCTGGTAGACGGTAGTGAAACATTTGCGATTAACATATTTGTACCAGAAAAGCTAgaatttgaaaaactactttttaattagacgatttaaaaaaaaaagagtttttaCGTTAATATTGTTAAGTGATATTTCTCATGTATTCTGTATATCAATGACTGATATGATATTGTGTATATATCATTCGTTTGATCCTTTCTTCATTTAGTTTAGATTGCAGGCTCGCTTGGATTGTgcataaatatttaaggggtaaataaAGTCAAAATAGAATAACAAAGTTAGTTAgatagaagattaaagaaatttgattgtcagagagatggaagaattggTCAGAatgcaatgaaaaatgaataaaataacaattaatttccTCATACTGAAATATAAATTTAACCTAGGGGAGGGTGTGGAAACACTTTCTT belongs to Amaranthus tricolor cultivar Red isolate AtriRed21 chromosome 17, ASM2621246v1, whole genome shotgun sequence and includes:
- the LOC130804849 gene encoding probable phospholipid hydroperoxide glutathione peroxidase, giving the protein MHRISFSLFRLLEHRSLAVPLSFVVSYSHLSSIPKGTQLRSFINFDNLSSGDFHQSFYFQRFRLQHSMASDSSSQPKSIHDFVVKDARGNDVDLSIYKGKGLLIVNVASQCGLTNSNYTEMAQLYEKYKDKGLEILAFPCNQFGNQEPGSNEEIMEFACTRFKAEYPIFDKVEVNGSNTAPIYKFLKSSKGGLLGDGIKWNFTKFLVDKDGKVVDRYAPTTSPSSIEKDIKKLLGIS
- the LOC130804848 gene encoding cyanidin 3-O-galactoside 2''-O-xylosyltransferase FGGT1-like — protein: MSHNKASNPSLHVAFYPWFAMGHLTSFLRLANKLAERGLTVSYFIPSKTQPKLSPHNHHPNHLTFIPITVPHVDGLPPGAETTNDVPGSAVPLIMTAMDLTQDTIEAHLAQLKPNFVFYDFTYWIPKLGQKLGFKSIHYFTAFISRYGYLAPYKKAGYLPNAADLLRPPPGYPSPIRMKPYEAKIMAGAGKTAFGLGGFTLAERLAVSFIECDAFGVKTCKEMEGEHCKFFEDVFGKPVLLAGPVVPKLPSSKLDEHFDGWLNGFDESSVIFCALGSECSLEINQFHELLLGLELTGRPFLAVLKPPKNYETIESALPEGFASRIRERGIVHEGWVQQQLILQHRSVGCFITHCGVGSLSEAIISKCQVVMIPQAIDQFINARMMSLEWKIGVEIETREDDGLFTMEDVHKAITMVMDGESEVGREVRANHAKWREFILTQGVEDSYISSFIESLQQLLIV